The Vibrio tritonius genomic sequence TGTCCTGATAGCCAAGGTAGAAGGGCAACTAACATGACCACTCCAACCATGGTCGCGATGCGCGACCCGAGTGAAATTAGGCTAGACCAAGCGGCGATTGGGCGTATAAAAAGTCGTTTCATGGTTACACGGTTCTTACTGCTGTTTATTGGCGGTTATAGCGATGGCTCGCCGCTTTTGATATAGGTATGGCTATCAATCAAGGTACGTTCACGAGGGTCGCGAATTGCGCCAACGACTCGTTTTGATTCACCTTGGATAACACGCTCGTGCAACATTGGAATCGCTGCATCGCTCGCCAAAATTAGGTTCTCTGCAGCCATGATCGCTTTTTGACGTTCAAGCCCAGCAGGTAAACTGCCTGCCACTTGCAGCGCTTGGTCAATTTCAGGTTGGCAAAGCTGAGCAATATTAAACGAACCTTTACAGCTAAAGTCGCTGTACATGTACGCGACTGGGTCACCAGAATCCAACACGGTTGCACGAGACAAAATAAACGCATCGAATTTGCCTGCTAACGCATCAGATTCGATTTGTGAATATTCACGTACATCTTGTTTTACGGTAAAGCCCGCTTTGGTTAACTGCTGCGCGAGGTAAACGGCCACTTCTGGCAGTTCAGTGCGGTCGGTAAAGGTCGCAAGTGTAATCGTGATGCCTTTTGGATCAGCTGGTGCGATGGTGTGCTCAACCGGTTGGCGCAACTTCGCCGCCCAAGGTAGTGCTGGACCTAATAGACCTTGCGCAATATCCGCACGTTTCTCATAGACGTTATTAACGATTTGTTCACGATTAATTGCTTGGCGGACGGCGGCACGCACGGCCGGATCTTTCATTACACCGTAACGAGTGTTGAGATAAAGCGTATTGGTACGTGGCATTGGCACTTCATGCACCAAAGAAGGATCAAGCAGCGGTGCTTGTGATACTGGGATTGCTTCGACAATGTCGGCGCTATCGGTACGCAGTGCTGCTGCGCGAGCAATACCATCCGGTACAAAGCTCACATCAATACCAGAGGCTTGCGCTTTTTCACCCCAGTAATCGTTAAAGCGGTTTAACGTTGCAGAGCTGGTGCCGTTCACTGCGGTTAACACAAACGGACCGGTACCCGCTGTGATTGGGTTAATCACGCCGTTCTCTTGGTAGGCGTTTGGCGACAAAATCGATAATTGTGGGCTAGTTAAACGCTGCGCTAACAGAGGATCGGGTTTTGAGCTGGTCACGATAACCGCGTATTCGCCATCGGCTTTGATGGTCAGGTTCATGCCATCAAGAATACGTGGTTTTGGGGTCGCTTTTGAGGCCACTTGCAGTGAGTTCACCACAGCTTGGGCATTAAATGGGCTGTGATCATGAAATTGCACATTCGAGCGCAGTTCAAAACGCCATTCAGTTGGTGACAGCTGTTCCCATTTTGTAGCAAGTGCAGGGGCCAGATTACCTGCTTGGTCTAAGATCACCAAGGTTTCGGCTGTGCTCCAACGTGATAACTTGAATGCATCATCGCTGAGCGGCGTTAACCCCGAGCGCGGTGGCAATAGCATCGCCAGTTTAATGCGATCTTGCGTCGCTTCTACTGTGCTTGCTTGAGTGGCTGGTTTGTCACTGCTTGAGTCAAAACAGCCCGACAATAAAGAGGCAGAGATGGCTACGCTGAGCAATGGCCACTGCTTGAATCGTTTCATTGATACTTCATCCTATAAGGTTACAAATTACGCTTAGCGCTTCCAGAAATGAGAGGGTTCCAGCTCAATGCTGGGCACCGCCTCTAATAATTGTTGAGTGTATGGATGCTGGGGGGAGGCCAGCACTTCTTGGGTTGGGCGATCTTCAACAATCTCGCCCTCGTTCATTACCAAAAGACGCTCACATAACCCTGATACAATCGACATGTCATGGGTGACGAGCAAAAGTCCCATGTGATTTTGTTGGCACACATCGAGTAGCAGGGTTTTAATCTGCTCTCGCAGGGGCAAATCCAAACCACTGGTTGGTTCATCGGCCAGCAAAAATGCGGGTTTCACCATTAAGGCGCGAGCTAGCGCAACTCGTTGGGCTTGACCGCCAGATAGTTCACCCGCTTTTTTATGTAGAGTCTCTTCTGTTAGCCCCACCTGCTTTAGGGCATGACTGAGTTCGGCTAATGTAACGTCACGTTTTTTTAGGCGTTTTACCGGTTCAGCTAACACCATTGCCACGCTTTGGCTCGGCGGTAGGGCATTGTGCGGATCTTGCGGTATGTATTGCACCTGCTCACGATACCAATTTAACGAGCGCCAAAAGCGTTTTCGAATGGGTTCGCCTTGGCAGGTGAGTTGCCCGCCGTTGGGGTGATTAACACCCAGAATCAATTTAAGCAACGTTGATTTACCACTACCCGAGGCGCCAACAAGTCCAACACGTTCATGTTGCGTCAATGCCAGCGTAAGGTCGCTAATAATGGCTTGTTGGTTAGGTGTAAAACTGACGTTTTGTAATGCTAAAAAAGGCGCGCTTGTGCTCATGCTTGCGCCCTCATGGCTGCAGTGGTCACTGTCGTATCCAATGTTTGATTTTCTACTGTGTGTTGAGCGTTCTTCAGTGTCGTCAAACGACTGCTCTTGACCGCTTGAACCAAGCTTTGGGTGTAGGGGTGCTGAGGTTGTTGAAGCAGTTGTTGCATTGGTGCCTGTTCAACAATTTTGCCCTGATAAATGACGATAGCGCGATCGCACAGTTCTGCGGCCACGTTGATATCGTGGGTAATAAACAGCAAAGAGAGTGGGCTGCCGTGCAAATGCTCATCGTGAGCGCAAAGATGCTGTAGACCGCAACACTGCTTTAGCAGATCAATCACCTGTTTTTGACTCAAAACATCAAGCGCCGTGGTCGGCTCATCCGCCACCAATACATTGGCACCACTTAACAAGGCTAAAGCGATACAAAGGCGTTGACGCTGCCCGCCAGACAATTCAGAAGGCAATCTTGCTAATAAATCCGATGTGGGATCAATGTGCATTTGGGTCAGTACGTCATGTAGCTCGTGACTGGAGCGGTTATGCGTACTGAGAGCGAGCTGTTTTCCAACACTCATTAATGGGTTTAGAGCACTGAACGTGTCTTGAAAAATGGTCGCGACTCGGCCGTCTGCTGGGCGAGCCAACACGGGCTGACCTGCCACATCTAAGCCATTCACTTTAATCGAGCCAGAAACCTTGCAGTAAGGGGGAAGAGTGCCGTTAATGGCCTGCGCGGTTATTGATTTCCCCGACCCAGATGCTCCAAGAAGACACACTCGTTCGCCTTGGGATAACGAAAGGTGAATGCTGTCAACGAGGGTTTGTCCTTGAATGGATATGGATAGGTTATCAAGGGTCAGTATTGAACGGCTTGAATCAATTGGCTGCACAGGGATTCATACTTCTTAATTATGTTAAAGATGTTATAACATAACAAAAAAAGAGGATCGAATAAATATGGTGTAGCATTCTGTTACAATTAGAATGCAGTATGATTTAGATATGTGACAATGCTAAAAAAGTATTTGCTTATACAAGCTGCTAAGTTCAGTAATAAAGTTAGTCTTTTTAACTAAAATCAGAAACTTGTTTACTTTTTGCTCAATGTTTATATTTATTATCATCCATTAATAATTTATACACATCTGTTTTGATCTAAATCGTATTTTATGCAACTGAATGTGTTAGGATTCTCATTACCGTTTTTATAAACACTTTTTAATGGGTATAACCATGAATCTTTTTGAACAATCTAACCCAGCGCGTCGTCGCTACGGTTTAGCAGCGTTTATTGGTTTAATCGCTGGTATCGTTTCTGCTTTCGTTAAATGGGGTGGCGAAGTTCCACTACCACCACGTAGCCCAGTTGACATGTTCAACGCAGCATGTGGTCCTGAAACTCTAATTCGTGCGGCTAGCCAAATCGACTGTTCACGTAACTTCTTGAACCCTCCATACATTTTCCTACGTGACTACATTGGTCTTGCTGATCCAAACGCAGCAGTATACACCTTTGCTGGCCACGTATTTAACTGGGTTGGCGTAACTCACATCATCTTCTCTATCGTGTTCGCGGTAGGTTACTGTGTGGTTGCTGAAGTGTTCCCTAAAATCAAATTGTGGCAAGGTCTGCTAGCTGGTTTCCTAGCTCAAGTGTTTGTTCACTGGATCTCTTTCACTCTTATGGGTCTAACTCCACCCCTATTCGACCTACCTTGGTACGAAAACGTATCTGAAATCTTTGGTCACCTAGTATGGTTCTGGTCAATCGAAATTATTCGTCGTGACCTACGTAACCGTATTACGAAAGAACCAGATCCAGAAGTGGATCTACAAGCTGCGCGTTAATCCCTACTTAACGAATGCTTGATAAGAAAAAGGTCGCCGCGGCGACCTTTTTCATTTTTAGCTCTTTTATTGTTTTGTTTTTCTATCTACCTATCTACCTATCTACCTATCTACCTATCTACCTATCTACCTATCTACTTTTCTACCTTTTCGGTATTTTCCTGTCATAAACTGTCACTATTTGCCTTCATTATTAAAAATTAACTAATTAATTCAGATTATTACTGTTAATGGATTAATTCAGTCATGATTGTGACAAATGGTGATTGCGACACTATCTCTCTTCACCAAAACACTCTTCGTAGCTGGTGCACGTTTCACAACTTGGTGAGCGGCACACGTAATCACCACCGCTTTCGCAAAGTTGCTTATACAAAAAACGTTTCCAGCGCATATTGTGATGATTAAGTGCGTGCAAAGTGGGAAAATAATCATGAAACAACTGGCTAAGGCGTGGTCGCTCGGGCATACCTAAATCGCGCCACAAGTGCTGGCTGCCCATGCTGGCATTCGCGAGTACGTTTGCCATTTGCTGAGCGTAAGGTTGGTGGTGGTCGAGATGTTCGGTAAGGAGTTCTGTTAGTTCGCTTAGTTCATCATCGCGCATGCCAATCAACTCGTGGCGCAGCTGCAGTGCAGCGTATTGCGGTAGATCGTGAGTCGCGATAGGTACCAATCCTACCAATTCGGTGATTTGATGATAGTCATCTGAGCTTATTCCCAAATGGGCTGGTAATGCTGATTTTCCTTGATGAAATGCCGTAATGATTGGATACCAATACTGAGTAAAAACATCACTCATCATTCACTCCTTATCCCTTGTGGTTGCAAGCTGCCTAAGGGATTTAACGGTAATTGCGCAGCATCAATGATGGCTTCTTCAATTGGGCAGATGCTCGCACACTGAGGATCATCAAAGTGATTGGCGCATTCATCACAGCGCCGTGAGTGAATGCGAAATTGGCGCGTCACATCTGGGTCGCGATACACCGCTTTATTAGGACACACAATTAAACAGGCATGACAGCCAACACACTTTTCGGTAATCGAAAAACTCATTGGGCACTCCTCCATGTTTTTTCTGTAGTGTTCATATTGGTGATGTTGTTACGGTTACTCGCTAATGAGGCATCGGCTTGCTGCAGCGCGATGGTTTTGAGCGCTTCAGCTATGGGTTGAAAGGCGAAATCCACATTGGGTATCACGCCGCGTTTTTCCAACTCGCGCCATGGGGTAATGCCAATTCGTGCGCAAAGCAAGAGACGACAATCACTGACCACATCTAAAATGGCGTTCTTTTCCTCTTCTTCAGGACAATCGGTTTTGCCATGACAATAGAGCGCCACTTCGCGAGTTTCTTTGAACAAAAACTGCTGCTGGCGCGGTTCAAACTGGTAAATTTCAAAAGCGGCAGCATGACCAAAGTGGGTTTGAATGTGCTCGCTGCCATTGCTGGCGATCGCCAATAAAAAAGACGCGTCATTGAGCGGCTGCTCGGTATTATCGCTGCTGTGACAGGGGCTGGATTCACCTTCTTGACCTGAGCCGCAGTGACTTTCACCGTCACCAAGCATGCCGACAGCATCAGCGCGACATTGTTGGCAGTGGGTCATTTGCGGCATAAAACCACCGGATGCTTCGCGAGCCAGTTGCAGCTCTTCAGCGGTGGGGCCGCGTTGTCCGGATAAGCCAAAATAGGTGCCGTGCGCGGGATCTGAGATCAAAGGCATGATGTTGTGCAGCAAGGCTCCATGCTGTTTTACCGCCTCTGAGACATCAACGATATGCTGATCGTTAACGCCGGGAATGAGCACCGTGTTGACCTTCACTAGCAGCCCAGCTTGCGCTGCTTTTTTTAGGCCAGCAAATTGGCGTTCAATTAATAAAGTGGCGGCTTCGCGACCTTTATAACGGCGATGTTGGTGGAAGATCCAAGGGTAGATCTTGGCGCCAATATCTGGGTCGGTGCAGTTGATGGTGATGGTTAAATGGTGGACGCCTAACTCCACCAAGGTATCGACATGTTCTTCAAGGGCCAAGCCATTGGTAGAAATACAGAGTTGCGCACTGGGGTCTTGGCGTTTTATCAGTTTGAGAGTGGCGAAAGTTACTTGGGGATTGGCCAGTGCATCACCCGGCCCAGCAATGCCCACCACACTGAGGTTAGGGGCGCGTCGTTTTATCGCGCTAAATTGGCGCAGCGCTTGTGCGGTGTCCATCACTTGTGACACGACTCCGGGGCGTGATTCGTTGCTGCAATCGTATTTGCGGTTACAGTAGTTACACTGAATGTTACACGCAGGGGCGACCGGTAAATGCATGCGCGCATATTGATGTGCTTGCTGAGAATAGCAAGGATGCTGCGCGATTTGGTCTTGAACCTCTTTGCTAAAAAAATGACGAATATTGTCATTGGCAATGGGCTGTGAACCCGTTGATGAAGAAGGACTTTCCATGTCGACCTCTGTCCAGTGAAGTAATGGATAAAGGACTGCAATCTTTGTACCTTATCTAATTTATTGATTTATCGTGATTTTGTTGGGTTTTGATTGCGGAGAAACGAACAATTGTCGTAAATAGAACAAACGGCCCGCAGGCCGTTTTGTCGTATCTACTTCATTTTTAATCCGCTTTATTTCCATGCTCTTGAGTCACATCTGTTTCATTTCGATGTTCATGATTTGGATACGATAGGCGATTTGCCGTGGTGTCATGTTCAGCAGCCGAGCCGCTTTGGCTTTCACCCAACCGGAACGCTCAAGGGCATCAATCACCATTTCCCGCTCATCCATGTCATCTTTGTTCACTCCCGATGAGTGTCCATTATGAGCTGGGCAGGCTGGTGATGGCTTAGATATTTCGGCAGTGCTTTGAGGCATCACTTTATGCGGCGTTGGCGTATCCATATGGGAAAAGGTGATCAGTTCTGGCTCTATCACTCCGTTTTCCGATAGCACCGAAGCGCGCTCAAGAGTATTTTCCATTTCGCGCACATTACCCGGCCAGTGATAACCCATCATGAGGCGAATGGCAGGATCGGTGAGGGCCAATTTACGTTGCTGAGTTTTGCTAAGGCGTTTGATCATATGGTCGGCCAACTCAGGAATATCTTGGATGCGATCGCGTAGGGGCGGCAAATACATGGGCATGACGTTAAGGCGATAGTAAAGATCTTCCCGAAACTCACCGTTGGCAACGTCTTCTTCTAAGTTACGGTTGGTCGCGGCGACAATACGCACGTTAACGGCGAGAGTGGACGTGCCGCCAACCCGTTCGAACTCTTTTTCTTGCAGTACGCGCAGCAATTTGGCTTGAAAGGCTGGGCTGGTTTCCCCAATCTCATCGAGAAAAATGGTGCCATTGTCTGCCAATTCAAATCGACCTTTACGCTGTTTCACTGCACCGGTAAAAGCGCCTTTTTCATGGCCAAACAATTCCGATTCAAGCAAGTTATCGGGCAGGGCGGCGCAATTGAGCTTAATAAAGGGGTTATTAGCGCGGGGCGAATTGTAATGAATCGCGTTGGCGACCAACTCTTTGCCCGTTCCAGATTCGCCGCGCAGCAGTACCGTGGAGTCCCAACGAGAGACGAGGCGAATCTGCTCAAATATTTGGCGCATTACTTTGGTGTGCCCCACCAAATTACGAAAACTGTAATTGTTCCGCACTTGACGGCGCAAGCCATCTCGCTCATCGACCAGTTGCTTTTGTTTGCTCTCAACTTGAAATGCCAATTGGACGTTTTGCGCGACCAGGTTCGCGATCATCTCTAAAAATTTGGTGAGTAAGGTGAGTGTTTGATCGTCCACATTGGGCGGCTGGGCCGACAGCGCACCAATCACGGTGGCGCGGCTGTTTTTGAGCGGCACACAAATAAACGGTTTTTCGTAGTCGTAGAGCGCGAGCTTATCGGCAAAGCGTAAGTCGCTGCCTAAGTTACGAATCACGATTGAGCTGCCTTGGCGCAGCACTTCACCAACAATGCCTTCGCCCACTTTATAATGCACCCGTTTTTGTTCGGTAGCATCATTGGGCATTGGCGAGTGAACCGCTTTGATGGTGAGTGATTGTTGATCGGGGTCGAGTAGCGTGAGCAGCCCACATTTGAGGCGACAATCATCGTGTAGTAGTTTCAGCACTTTGTCGGCCGACTCTACGTAGTTTAGGCTGTTGTTCAGTACACTGGCAATCCGGTACATGGCGGCCAGTAACTGACGTTCTAAATCCATAAGGGATAGTTCTTCAGTCATAGCAAATCACCATTCAGAGCAAGGAAATGTCAAACAGATCAAGGCACCTTTTAGTTGAACACTCTGGTCGATGGAAATCGTGGCTGAGTGCTCATTGAGTACCTGTTGTACGATCGACAACCCAATACCACGACAGCCCGTTTGGTGTTTGGGTTTGGTGCTAAAAAATGGCTGAAACACCTTGAGGCGCAAATTCGGCACAATGCCACCGCCGCTGTCTTCCACCAAAATATTGATTTCCCCATTCTCTTCAAAAGTGGTGAGGCGAATAGTTCGTTCATTACGCTTGGCGGCTTGAATGGCATCGATAGCGTTATCAATTAACTGTTTAAGCGCCAAAATAAGCCGATGGGGCATACCGTTAATGGAACCTAAACGCGGCGACAAAATCAGTTCAAGCTTAGTCGATGAGAGCAGCAACTCATCGGTACAGATCGCTGTGGCATCGCGGATCACTTGGTTGATATTGACCGGTTGAAACGCTTCGCTGTTGCGCTCGGGGATCGCTTGTTTGATATCTTGCATGGCGTGCAGCGCGGTTTCCATCGCTTCATCCATGGCAATCAGTCCAGGGCATGAAGGGCTGGTGCGTTTAAGAATGTTCATCGCGGAATCAATCATATTAAACGGCCCTTGCAGCTGATGCAGCGTTGCCATTAACGCCTCTTGCATTGCATGAACGTATTTGTTGTCGCGCGTCATTAGCTTTACGGAGTTGATGCGGCGTTCTTCAACTAGCAGTTTTTCCCGCGTTCGCTCAGTAATGGCAATCACGGTATAAAACGCATCTTGCGGCTGAAAGTAGGTGTCGGCGGTGGTGTCGGAAACCGGAATGCGTACTAAAGCGAAATCGAACCAGCGTTCGCGCACCGCGCCAGAATTTTCAATGTGCACCCCTTTATAGCGGTGGTCTTTTTGCGCCATAAAATCGGATAGGGTGTTGATGCCATAATCTTCATTTAGGCTATCGACTAACGCCTGCATCGGTGGCTGGCCAATGCTTTGTCCAATTTTGTCGTATTTGGCGTTACTGAACAGTAATTGGTGATTGTTATCCACCATGGCGATGGCAATTGGAGTCGCGTTGAGCACCGCTTCAAACATCACTGACTGATTTTTTAAGTCGGTCAGCAGTTGGTGTTTCTCGGTTATGTCTTTATGAATGGCGTAAAAGCAGTGCTGACCTTGGGTATCTCGAAACCGAGAGATGGAGATTTCGGCAATATAGGGTTCGCCGCTTTTTTTGCGATTAACCAGTTGCCCTTGCCAATGCTGCCCTGAGTTAATGGTGTGCCAGAGGTTTTCGTACACTTGTTTTGGCGTAGCTTTATAAGAAAGCAGTGAGGAATTTCGTCCAATTAGCTCCTCGGGGCAATAGCCTGTGATATCTGAAAACATTTGGTTGACGTATAAAATGGTGCCGTTGTCGTCGGTAATGCTGATCGCTATTGGCGCATTAGAGACGATTTGGGAAAATGCCTGCGGCTCAAACATCGGCGGCATTGAATCTTGCAATCGCGTTTCGACTTGTCCCATAAGTGCCTTCCTTAGCAATAGAAACGGTATAAGAAACAAGTGTCATGCATTTCTTATTCCACAACAAAACTATTGTTTTTATTGG encodes the following:
- a CDS encoding YagU family protein; this encodes MNLFEQSNPARRRYGLAAFIGLIAGIVSAFVKWGGEVPLPPRSPVDMFNAACGPETLIRAASQIDCSRNFLNPPYIFLRDYIGLADPNAAVYTFAGHVFNWVGVTHIIFSIVFAVGYCVVAEVFPKIKLWQGLLAGFLAQVFVHWISFTLMGLTPPLFDLPWYENVSEIFGHLVWFWSIEIIRRDLRNRITKEPDPEVDLQAAR
- a CDS encoding ABC transporter ATP-binding protein, with the translated sequence MSTSAPFLALQNVSFTPNQQAIISDLTLALTQHERVGLVGASGSGKSTLLKLILGVNHPNGGQLTCQGEPIRKRFWRSLNWYREQVQYIPQDPHNALPPSQSVAMVLAEPVKRLKKRDVTLAELSHALKQVGLTEETLHKKAGELSGGQAQRVALARALMVKPAFLLADEPTSGLDLPLREQIKTLLLDVCQQNHMGLLLVTHDMSIVSGLCERLLVMNEGEIVEDRPTQEVLASPQHPYTQQLLEAVPSIELEPSHFWKR
- a CDS encoding ATP-binding cassette domain-containing protein; translated protein: MQPIDSSRSILTLDNLSISIQGQTLVDSIHLSLSQGERVCLLGASGSGKSITAQAINGTLPPYCKVSGSIKVNGLDVAGQPVLARPADGRVATIFQDTFSALNPLMSVGKQLALSTHNRSSHELHDVLTQMHIDPTSDLLARLPSELSGGQRQRLCIALALLSGANVLVADEPTTALDVLSQKQVIDLLKQCCGLQHLCAHDEHLHGSPLSLLFITHDINVAAELCDRAIVIYQGKIVEQAPMQQLLQQPQHPYTQSLVQAVKSSRLTTLKNAQHTVENQTLDTTVTTAAMRAQA
- the nifB gene encoding nitrogenase cofactor biosynthesis protein NifB → MESPSSSTGSQPIANDNIRHFFSKEVQDQIAQHPCYSQQAHQYARMHLPVAPACNIQCNYCNRKYDCSNESRPGVVSQVMDTAQALRQFSAIKRRAPNLSVVGIAGPGDALANPQVTFATLKLIKRQDPSAQLCISTNGLALEEHVDTLVELGVHHLTITINCTDPDIGAKIYPWIFHQHRRYKGREAATLLIERQFAGLKKAAQAGLLVKVNTVLIPGVNDQHIVDVSEAVKQHGALLHNIMPLISDPAHGTYFGLSGQRGPTAEELQLAREASGGFMPQMTHCQQCRADAVGMLGDGESHCGSGQEGESSPCHSSDNTEQPLNDASFLLAIASNGSEHIQTHFGHAAAFEIYQFEPRQQQFLFKETREVALYCHGKTDCPEEEEKNAILDVVSDCRLLLCARIGITPWRELEKRGVIPNVDFAFQPIAEALKTIALQQADASLASNRNNITNMNTTEKTWRSAQ
- a CDS encoding ABC transporter substrate-binding protein gives rise to the protein MKRFKQWPLLSVAISASLLSGCFDSSSDKPATQASTVEATQDRIKLAMLLPPRSGLTPLSDDAFKLSRWSTAETLVILDQAGNLAPALATKWEQLSPTEWRFELRSNVQFHDHSPFNAQAVVNSLQVASKATPKPRILDGMNLTIKADGEYAVIVTSSKPDPLLAQRLTSPQLSILSPNAYQENGVINPITAGTGPFVLTAVNGTSSATLNRFNDYWGEKAQASGIDVSFVPDGIARAAALRTDSADIVEAIPVSQAPLLDPSLVHEVPMPRTNTLYLNTRYGVMKDPAVRAAVRQAINREQIVNNVYEKRADIAQGLLGPALPWAAKLRQPVEHTIAPADPKGITITLATFTDRTELPEVAVYLAQQLTKAGFTVKQDVREYSQIESDALAGKFDAFILSRATVLDSGDPVAYMYSDFSCKGSFNIAQLCQPEIDQALQVAGSLPAGLERQKAIMAAENLILASDAAIPMLHERVIQGESKRVVGAIRDPRERTLIDSHTYIKSGEPSL
- a CDS encoding 4Fe-4S dicluster domain-containing protein; protein product: MSFSITEKCVGCHACLIVCPNKAVYRDPDVTRQFRIHSRRCDECANHFDDPQCASICPIEEAIIDAAQLPLNPLGSLQPQGIRSE
- the nifA gene encoding nif-specific transcriptional activator NifA encodes the protein MTEELSLMDLERQLLAAMYRIASVLNNSLNYVESADKVLKLLHDDCRLKCGLLTLLDPDQQSLTIKAVHSPMPNDATEQKRVHYKVGEGIVGEVLRQGSSIVIRNLGSDLRFADKLALYDYEKPFICVPLKNSRATVIGALSAQPPNVDDQTLTLLTKFLEMIANLVAQNVQLAFQVESKQKQLVDERDGLRRQVRNNYSFRNLVGHTKVMRQIFEQIRLVSRWDSTVLLRGESGTGKELVANAIHYNSPRANNPFIKLNCAALPDNLLESELFGHEKGAFTGAVKQRKGRFELADNGTIFLDEIGETSPAFQAKLLRVLQEKEFERVGGTSTLAVNVRIVAATNRNLEEDVANGEFREDLYYRLNVMPMYLPPLRDRIQDIPELADHMIKRLSKTQQRKLALTDPAIRLMMGYHWPGNVREMENTLERASVLSENGVIEPELITFSHMDTPTPHKVMPQSTAEISKPSPACPAHNGHSSGVNKDDMDEREMVIDALERSGWVKAKAARLLNMTPRQIAYRIQIMNIEMKQM
- the nifL gene encoding nitrogen fixation negative regulator NifL, with the translated sequence MGQVETRLQDSMPPMFEPQAFSQIVSNAPIAISITDDNGTILYVNQMFSDITGYCPEELIGRNSSLLSYKATPKQVYENLWHTINSGQHWQGQLVNRKKSGEPYIAEISISRFRDTQGQHCFYAIHKDITEKHQLLTDLKNQSVMFEAVLNATPIAIAMVDNNHQLLFSNAKYDKIGQSIGQPPMQALVDSLNEDYGINTLSDFMAQKDHRYKGVHIENSGAVRERWFDFALVRIPVSDTTADTYFQPQDAFYTVIAITERTREKLLVEERRINSVKLMTRDNKYVHAMQEALMATLHQLQGPFNMIDSAMNILKRTSPSCPGLIAMDEAMETALHAMQDIKQAIPERNSEAFQPVNINQVIRDATAICTDELLLSSTKLELILSPRLGSINGMPHRLILALKQLIDNAIDAIQAAKRNERTIRLTTFEENGEINILVEDSGGGIVPNLRLKVFQPFFSTKPKHQTGCRGIGLSIVQQVLNEHSATISIDQSVQLKGALICLTFPCSEW
- a CDS encoding nitrogen fixation protein NifQ, which encodes MMSDVFTQYWYPIITAFHQGKSALPAHLGISSDDYHQITELVGLVPIATHDLPQYAALQLRHELIGMRDDELSELTELLTEHLDHHQPYAQQMANVLANASMGSQHLWRDLGMPERPRLSQLFHDYFPTLHALNHHNMRWKRFLYKQLCESGGDYVCRSPSCETCTSYEECFGEER